GGTCTACATCATCAACAAGACCCAGAAGCGCTACAAGGCTCGTCAGGGCTAAGCCGGCGCGTGCGGCATCGCCGCACACGATAATCTGAATTGACCACGCATGCCGGGACCCTAAAATCCCGGCATGCGTTTTTTCGCGTGCCTGCTGGCCCTCGCCCTCGTGTCCGCCGCGCTCCCTTCGAGCGCACAGGAACCCGTGCGCCCCAAGGATTCCAAGGAGCAGGCTCAGCCGCCTCGGCCGCGCCCACGGACGTCCACTCTCGACGAGCTCTTCGAGCGTTTAGGAAAAGCGCAGTCCGAGCGCGAAGCGGAAGGCATCTCCTCCCTGATCGAGCGGCGCTTCTCCCGCTCCGGCTCCGATACGGCCGATCTTCTCCTCCAGCGCGCGGGCGAGGCTTATGGAAAGAAGGATTTTCCCCTCGCCATCGAACTGATCGACCGGGTCCTGGTGCTCCAGCCCAACTGGGCGGAGGCCTGGTACAAGCGGGCGACGGTGTTCTACCAGCTCGACGATCCGGTGGGCGCCATGGCCGACCTCAACCGGGCGATCAGGATCGAGCCCCGTCACTTCAACGCCTGGACCGGGCTCGGCCACATCCTCATGGCTTCCGACGACAAGGTGCATGCGCTCGTGGCCTATCGCCGGGTGCTCGCCATCAACCCGCAGATGTCCGACGTGAAGACCATCGTGAACCGCCTCTCGCCCGAGGTTGACGGACAGGATCTCTAAATCCACGTTGCGGGGATGTCCCTGCTCCTCGTTCCCGCCGTGCCGCTTGCGCTCCTGAGCCTCGGAGCCGCGTTCACCTATCTCTACGCGTGGTCGATCGAAAGGCGCTTCCCGCCGACCGGCCGGTTCATCACGGTCGAGGGTTCCAGGCTGCACTACCGGGAGGAGGGGCCTCGTGACGGTCCAGCGCGCGGAACCATCGTGCTCCTGCACGGCGCCTCGTCGAATCTGGTCGAATCCATGCTGAGCCTGGGCCGGGCGCTGTCGCAGCGCTACCGGGTCCTCGCCTTCGACCGTCCCGGCCATGGCTGGAGCGAGCGGAAGCCGGGCCTGGGCGAGGCCGAGCCCGCCCGGCAGGCGGCGCTGATCGCCGGCGCCCTGCGGCAATTGGGCGTCCGGGACGCGGTGGTCGTGGGGCATTCCTGGTCGGGAACCGTGGTGCCCCATTTCGCCCTCGATCATCCAGACGTCGCGGGGGCGGTCCTCGTTCTGTCCGGGAT
This region of Microvirga mediterraneensis genomic DNA includes:
- a CDS encoding tetratricopeptide repeat protein — encoded protein: MRFFACLLALALVSAALPSSAQEPVRPKDSKEQAQPPRPRPRTSTLDELFERLGKAQSEREAEGISSLIERRFSRSGSDTADLLLQRAGEAYGKKDFPLAIELIDRVLVLQPNWAEAWYKRATVFYQLDDPVGAMADLNRAIRIEPRHFNAWTGLGHILMASDDKVHALVAYRRVLAINPQMSDVKTIVNRLSPEVDGQDL